The segment GTTTCAAAAGCATAAGGAAACAAGTATTTTTCATCTTCATTCCTTGCCTCAACGACATATCTTTCTATAGAAACGGGAAAGGTTAATTTTCTTCCCTATTAGCACTGTTACAAATTGATATCTTTTGGCGTTACGTAGAAATTAACATGGAAATTTCGAGGGATTAGTGGATTACTAAGAGGCTTTGGTTAATCATTGCAATGATATACTTTGTGGCAGAAATCTTCTTAGTTAAGTTAGTTccaatatataatttagatGATATATTTGAAGGGTTCAAGGTGATGAAGGTTCAGtagttggaaagatttgaaagAGATGAGGTGGTGGAGTTTGACCTATAAGCAAAAAGATTGTAGTATAAAATACATTGAAAACAAGAAACGATCTTCACTGCAGAAAATTCTAACGGCAGTTTAGTCAAATACCTGaaggaataaaatattttaaatgtaatatatataacttaagcACATTAATCATGAATTCGAAACGACGAGCTTATTCAATGTatcactagatcttgacccgtgcgaccgcacgggtattaattttcagttttagtttttttttatactaaataatatatttataatatttaatcgttttatattgactaagttaggggtgggtatttgggtatccactcgaattcggttaaaatctattcagatttgagttttttgagtttaaagattctacctctattcgggtatttataaactttggttccggtttgattcagatctttgcgggtttgataacccgtttaaactatttttgaattttcaaaatttatatatctttaaatttccctaaatctaaaaataaaaataatataacatgtaaatttgagtaatgtaagccaaagtacctaaattaaaaattaaaataggtttaacttgaatatttggatgaagaataaatatatattttaaatatttttggagttttgattattgtttatctactttaaaatgtttacttttgattactttttatatttcaaatattttaaccaacttaaaatagtttatatcttggatattaattcgaaaaatagctaacatattgaagtatataaatatgatttaaatacatttgaatatccgaaatatttcgttcggatgaagtttggttatggttctctaggtaccaaaatggtaaatccgtttggatattatctagtttagGTTCAAATATGCTAATACTTTTtcgttcaaattttttaaatgaagagttgatattataatttccagaatcgtttgtctaataaaaatgtattttttttgaatttgacattgatttaatggagaagttaatgaagtgtatttaatttaaatttaatttggaaaacacattaattgaagtggaaaagacatcattaaaataggaaatattatttaatgtcagtggcataccATCTAAACTATTAAGGCTGAAGTACACTTAACTATGTCCCCTTAAAGTTGctcaaatattacaaaagactgccactgcatttaaaacaaataattaatctaaattactattattatctaACATGATTTGGCCAGATTTAGCTGGATGATTTACttaccaaacttttttttttctgacatcacttaccaaaaacttaaaatgtacATTTAATATCCTGTGCATTGtagttttatatcttatatattatacacatgACATTAAAAAAACACCTGTCAAATGTTAGTGAGTCACcgcatttgtatttttaattttaataatagcatttacattacataatattttatatatacaatgtaaTACTTGCACAAATAGATTAACATTTGGGTTGATATATAGATTCAAAATTGTCATCAATAAGGATCCacttaatcatttataaaacacagtaattaccaatggtttagaaatttataatgattttataaattaaaaacaatcaaaacaatcaataaccattattaaaaaaatgttttcaatatatataagaaaaatacaacaaaaagattaatttcatatactaacttaaattatagtttttatatttgacattaaacttgaagaatataatatatatgattatttataagatgatacatataaaatactattaattatatgattatttatatgatggaccaatacaattaattatatgatgacatatataggatacataatagtgactagggctgggcgttcaggtatccattccgttcgtttcaaatctgtttgagtttcggatttccggggtcaaagatttcaaccccgttcatatatttctaaatttcagttcgaattatcactaggactgggcgttcagatatccatttgggttcgtttcagatctgtttgggttttggatttctcggatcaaaaatttcagtcccattcatatatttttaaatttcagtttgaattacattcagatctttgcggattcagttcgggtttagataacccatttaaattatttttttaaattcactatatattttgaatttcttaaattctataaataaaataatatattgtatataaatttgaataacatatgtcagaatacctaaacttaacatataaattgatttagtttaaattttggatcaaaaatcaaaaattattttaaatatttttgctgttttgaatgtacttccactatgttagatatttatatttgactattttttatatattttcaagtatttaaaccaacctaaaactatcatatatattctgaatattttttatatacattaaaactaaaaataattaatatatataagtatataaatttttttcggATAGAAAACAAATATCCAAGATACTTTGGTTCgtattggttatggtttcggttgtctaaatattaaaattttgatagtttagatatttaatcaattttggttagagtttggtattacttttttggatcgtgatcggttcgattctttagatttgaattttttatccagctttgatattgacatgaaaaataaatagtaatatatttctgaaatatacacccgcacggatgtgcgggtcaaaatctagttgtaaataaaagtgaaaactaaggggtattttatatgggtacttctcttttaataatatagatagtaAATGTGTATAATTCACGAAAAATGTATGCAGGTGACATGGGCCAAGAGTGGTTTTTTGTTAACCGCACTTGCCATTCAAATAAGACGGTTCACGTGTGAGCACTGTAGAACAACTTTTGTATTTTATGTCTAAATATCCTTATTAGTCCGTCTTTCATTGTGATGTTATTTCGTGTAAGCGTCTATAGTTACATCTCTTGCTTGTACTTATCTTCTTAACAATCATCTAACAATCATCGAACTGTGATCAATTCAAAGAGTGCTTTGGTTTCTCCAACTACTGATTTCCcacttttcttctcttcttcctctgtttttactTACATGATAAAGCCACAAAGAAATGTCTAGCCCAGCTTCTAAGGCCCATTAATCTCATATATGGGTTTCATCACTCTCCTATCAGGTCTCGTACGTTGTTTGTAGTAAGAGCATCATTAATCTAAGATCATATTTATAGGcagatattttaattgtatcTTAAATGGACCttaatgaaagaaagaaaaaacgagAGAAAGAGAATGAGAACCCCTCATCTCTCCACTTCTCCTCTAACCAATGCCTTCATAACACGTACACTAAGATACATATTTTCTTATCTTAATTAAGCAATaacttcttcatttcttttaattttaatgctATTTAATGTTAAGATATGGACTAAGATATACCTATAAACATGATCTAAGTAGTTTATAAGGGATgcttatttttttatctttttgaattaaaaaataataataataataacaaacgAATCAATTGCTGGCTGCTACATGTCAGTAGGCCCGTAAACAGGGCAAACAACAACGTTTATAAGCTGCAAAAAGGATGgtgtttaaaatttttgtgGTATCCATCCACTATTATATTAACTTTTTGTTAAACACTCCGTCCTAAATACTTGtgttaatgatgctctaagataggtgttgaattaaaaaaaatcattgaaaGCAAATAGATTGGACTCCACTTTCACTCATGTTATCTTATTATTGGTTATCtagtttttgttctttttttttattttcacctagtaatttaaacttaattaatttatagtaatatacttttttaaaaaataaaaattataccaaaatttaacatttttaattatctATAAATAGAGACTAGTTTCATCTTATTTGGATATAGAATAAAAAAGTGCCAATTTTTCtaataatttctatttttattaatattaattttatgaactCAATTGTGTTattgtataattgtttttaaaataatattttaatattattttctaaaactagtaaaaatataaataaaaataaaataaaaattatttaaaccatgtcatttttatttatttactttaattacaataaatttttgaattaatatatatagctACTAGGTTAtataaataagaatataaattagGGTGTTGAATCTTTTTAAACAAAACCATTGTAGAAGTTAGGCCTGGGCACAAAAACCGGACCCGAGGACCCGaaccggaaccgacccgaaaaatcagGGTATCGGGTTTACTCGGTTCTTCAGAAATAACCGTTTGGGTCCTAAACTGttgtatccgaagaaccggtatccaatccgacccgaaccgaaaaccgaatgggtatccgaagatatccgaaataaaatatatatttcaaaatattatttataattatatgtataattattttaattttaattataaatttaatctattagttatttttaataattttgtgtattttcggATAAAATATTGTAGTTTGGATAGAAGTACTTAAAAAAAACTGTGTCAAATgagtatttttggttattttttggtACATCTGAgtagtttggatacaaaatacccgaaccgaatcgggtaatatggttattttgggtactattatccgaacccgttacagatacattggttattcgGTTATTTACAGGTTCCTTTACAtcagaaccgaacccacccgaacccggaaagacccgattcgaacccgatccgaaattttataatacccgaatgggttTTAATTTccaaatccgaaaaacccgatatccgaaagaaccgatccgtacccgaatgggtacccgaacgcccaggcctagtagaagtaaaaaaaaaaaaaaaaatatatatatatatattgaatttataggtggaagaaagagaaaatgatgtgGATTGTGAAAAAGTGTAAATTAGAGTGTTGAATTCATACAACCATTGTACATAGTCTAAATGTAAAGAagtaattaacttttttttcaaaaaaaagaaaaaagaagtaattgactttttttttcaaacagaGAAATTAACTGTATTTATTCTAAAATCAACTAGACCGAAGTGCTCTCGTCAGGAAATGTACGCATCGATGCTActcttttttgataattttttggGCACATAAATCGGTTCAATACTTCCCGTTTACGTGGTACgtaaatttcatataattaaaaacgacgTGAAAGAAAGATCTATATTACTAGTACAACATAAAGGAAATAGAGTGATCGACAAGTGAAAGCAAGACAAAGGAACTTGGCCATTTAGTCATAGAGATTCCAATTTCGATTCAGAAATTGGAGAAATGGTTGCGGGATGACTGAACCATCTGCAGATCCATAGTCGTTTGGCAAGATGTTTCATCACTTATCAATGTCCTTTTCAcattaaaaatatccaaaaaattaaattactagataataaataagatatgcGTAAAAAATGCATTATATAAAATCTTTCTTACTCTCGTGGTCTAGATAGCCAAAGAGAGCTAAGAGCTCTGAGCCGTCCATAATACTCTCCGACGACTAGAAAACACCGAGCTGCTTGCTGAACAGTCAAGATCCGCCGCAGCTGGTGAACGGTTTGCTGCCTCAAGTTATCAGCCTTCATTTAAATTAACAATTACAGTTGATTTGATTAACTTCTTTATTAAAGTCGCTAACTCTTTTCATATGATTATAAAGAATATAGTAATGTCACACCTACTACCTTGGTGTGCTAATGGGTATTACAAAAGTCAATGGCTTGTAAACATATAAAGGAAAAATCAATATGATCCTAATGTCTGAAAACAAGGAAAACActttaaatgaattttattgAGTTAAAACAAAACTTTGAAAGAGatggaaaataaattattaacatatatcatctttgtttttttctgctAATTGGTATATAAAAATAAGTTGGTGAAGGAAATTGGGCTCTCAGaggaataattatatttaagaccaaaaatgtatatttaagaCCAAagaacatatattattattgcACGAGAGAAGAAAAATAGCGGCAAAAAAATGAATTGAGCATGATATAGAAACATACAATACGTGAAAGCAACATTTGATCAAATTGTTAGAAAAACATTTGATCAAATTCTTGTTTAGTGAgacatttatttttctatattgcTAAAAGGTTTTAATTAGTCAAACATACAAAACGTAATTTTTTTGCTGCATTTTAACTTTTGAAAGATGTTCCGTAAAACATCAATACGtcataaacataattatattttagggAGTAATATATAATCGCaaatgaagtaaaaataaaaagtgagaAAATGAAACCTGGCGAATAAAGCCTTCGAGGTTAGAAACTTTGCCGAGAGCGACGGCTATTTGTTGCATACCGTCGATGACTTGAGAGGCAGCAAGGGTATCCATGAGAGATTGCTGAAGTTGTTCGAGGCCTTGTGAGAGAGCCTCCTCTGCTTGTTGCGATGAGTGTTGTAGGCCATATATTCCCATCAGCTGCTGCTCCGTCAATAGATCCATTTGCGACACCAATATCTTACATAATCCCACCAATTTTctctttttgagttttgactTACAACtaataatcaatatattttcTCTAGTTAAACTTAACTATTACGTTTCTATCTTCCAACAATCTATTGTTCTGCAAACGCACACGGAGAACAATACTAGCTAGTTACATTTTACAATCAGAgccaaaaaaatacaaatgaaacATTCGTCTTTATACCCAAATTTAAAGAAAAGATGGTGTGATCTCCAAACTATCAAAGATTAACCTAAAAAAGTTTATCGTCTTTTAACTCTCAACCATGTTTATGATAAACGCTTTATGAAAAGATGACTAACCTTGATAGAGTCAGACGGACGGAAACCGGCCATCCAAATAAAACAGCGTTCGGCAGGGGACATCCATGTTCCGATGATGAGGTGGAAAACATCGGCTTTCGCGCCCACGGCTTTCAATCTAAATACCTCATCGAAGTGAGCGATGTAACTGTCAACTATCAACCTTAAATCATTGTCAGATAAGTGAGCCTGCAGACCGGTCCGAATCTCCGATATATGCCGGTTATCATCCTCTAGCCATCTCCCATATTCCATGTTAAACATTGCAGCTCCTACGTACGTTAGCATTTCAACATTATGTTAATAAGTAACTAATCATATAGATACATTTGTTGGGTCCAACCCAGtatttcaataaaataatactgCAAAATGGGTATTTTAGGTTTCAGTACCGGAAGTGATGTTAGGTCCAGGTGGACCACAACCACCCATGAACATCCCCTATATTAAGAGAAGTCATGTATATTAATCAGCACAATAAGATTATAAgactaaataatttaattttcaagtGACGAAACCTGAGAACGAGCTCGCTGAAGTTCTTGCTCTAACTGGGAAAGTTTAATCCTACTTGATTCTAGCTGCTGTACATAAGCCTGCTccatccatatatatatatatatatatatatatacatttgttATTTACGTTTATCATAATATAGTTCAACATTATTACCTCTATTTATGGATATTAATCTTTTATCTCGTGTGGCTAAATCAAAGTTTCCTCCATGCATAGCAATTACATAAATGAACAATGGAAGACTGGTAAATGATAGATAACTAGATATAGGAAATAAATGCTACTATATAATTCGTTTTCACAGAACAGTAGTGCGATCGCCTATGTTGTACTACTAA is part of the Raphanus sativus cultivar WK10039 chromosome 5, ASM80110v3, whole genome shotgun sequence genome and harbors:
- the LOC108860791 gene encoding transcription factor TGA9-like isoform X2, coding for MANHRVISEAINHNDNHHLSYSLLHGLSNNPPPPGFINQDGSSSFDYGELEEAMVLQAVKYRSDEAKPRGGATTLEMFPSWPIRTHQSLPTESSKSGGESSDSGSANFSGKAESQQLESPMSSKRNHNLMLQHRNNNKVNSSPTSGLPSTSRTPAPPKASEDKMKATTSGKLLDAKTLRRLAQNREAARKSRLRKKAYVQQLESSRIKLSQLEQELQRARSQGMFMGGCGPPGPNITSGAAMFNMEYGRWLEDDNRHISEIRTGLQAHLSDNDLRLIVDSYIAHFDEVFRLKAVGAKADVFHLIIGTWMSPAERCFIWMAGFRPSDSIKILVSQMDLLTEQQLMGIYGLQHSSQQAEEALSQGLEQLQQSLMDTLAASQVIDGMQQIAVALGKVSNLEGFIRQADNLRQQTVHQLRRILTVQQAARCFLVVGEYYGRLRALSSLWLSRPRETLISDETSCQTTMDLQMVQSSRNHFSNF
- the LOC108860791 gene encoding transcription factor TGA9-like isoform X3 — its product is MSSKRNHNLMLQHRNNNKVNSSPTSGLPSTSRTPAPPKASEDKMKATTSGKLLDAKTLRRLAQNREAARKSRLRKKAYVQQLESSRIKLSQLEQELQRARSQGMFMGGCGPPGPNITSGAAMFNMEYGRWLEDDNRHISEIRTGLQAHLSDNDLRLIVDSYIAHFDEVFRLKAVGAKADVFHLIIGTWMSPAERCFIWMAGFRPSDSIKILVSQMDLLTEQQLMGIYGLQHSSQQAEEALSQGLEQLQQSLMDTLAASQVIDGMQQIAVALGKVSNLEGFIRQADNLRQQTVHQLRRILTVQQAARCFLVVGEYYGRLRALSSLWLSRPRETLISDETSCQTTMDLQMVQSSRNHFSNF
- the LOC108860791 gene encoding transcription factor TGA9-like isoform X1, with product MANHRVISEAINHNDNHHLSYSLLHGLSNNPPPPGFINQDGSSSFDYGELEEAMVLQAVKYRSDEAKPLFFAGGGATTLEMFPSWPIRTHQSLPTESSKSGGESSDSGSANFSGKAESQQLESPMSSKRNHNLMLQHRNNNKVNSSPTSGLPSTSRTPAPPKASEDKMKATTSGKLLDAKTLRRLAQNREAARKSRLRKKAYVQQLESSRIKLSQLEQELQRARSQGMFMGGCGPPGPNITSGAAMFNMEYGRWLEDDNRHISEIRTGLQAHLSDNDLRLIVDSYIAHFDEVFRLKAVGAKADVFHLIIGTWMSPAERCFIWMAGFRPSDSIKILVSQMDLLTEQQLMGIYGLQHSSQQAEEALSQGLEQLQQSLMDTLAASQVIDGMQQIAVALGKVSNLEGFIRQADNLRQQTVHQLRRILTVQQAARCFLVVGEYYGRLRALSSLWLSRPRETLISDETSCQTTMDLQMVQSSRNHFSNF